A single Schistocerca gregaria isolate iqSchGreg1 unplaced genomic scaffold, iqSchGreg1.2 ptg000867l, whole genome shotgun sequence DNA region contains:
- the LOC126323786 gene encoding mitochondrial escape protein 2 homolog, with the protein MNIGLAPSASATSATVSSQLIGLIGKIRRYCPSKRPALTTVCWISDSCPMLARLFGGGLRAAEAKLRRKLEQFYISKIVWVPKQNGCYVHFGNTKDCQQAARHWNRTSRASRAFIVEGQPFVEDLTSRKASPLLEVKSRPKFALTQEDLFVQMRRFGKMRDMTVDESKGVACVRFSKVSYANAARNCMDGKEIGESILEVNYIRLPWKLPVDLLTSPKAIVPIAAATFVLFTALLSPVRIYFVAQRLTVEQSIDTLRAEFQNNYAVSKTTSPELELREWINGRPSNVLMLVGPKGTDKSMILNKVLQRRIFSVRVDCSQVETVQDFVDHFVRDIGFRPSFAAFNHLFFVLFSSFIPNATQLSHDIQIQSLLSTLDRVFALPHSTSQHAVIAFDEFDQFVKILHSEKKEEAKRAATVLNILCNWAKTTTVRGRAHIIFVSNTVYTRDKLSLIEGFNSLPTIWFNDISHAEAEEYLRSRIISMRGINSPILSRIPDIVRLLGGRLGDLDHLLFQLSCDRPVDKAVFQMLEDTKMRLRNTGFGPTIFSSSQSPWNQIQLWKLMMLLQKSPYVDYDYALVTIFEGNESAIEGLVENRILSIHVNANDERLVVPYSPLMSAAFTDLIDRELEFRWGMERYKTVFEIGKDMSLLEKLETELTKLSTFFSCKGVYPPGEGIENRFLQLDKEIQAVYQRLAAKKRALSTIEHAISQFSPCQKSPSN; encoded by the exons ATGAATATCGGCTTGGCTCCTTCTGCGTCCGCTACTAGCGCTACCGTTTCGTCACAGCTCATCGGTCTAATCGGCAAAATCAGACGGTATTGTCCGAGCAAGCGTCCGGCGCTGACGACTGTTTGTTGG ATTTCCGATTCCTGTCCGATGTTGGCGCGTCTGTTTGGCGGCGGACTTCGAGCAGCGGAGGCCAAGCTTCGGAGGAAGCTGGAGCAGTTTTACATTAGCAAGATAGTCTGGGTGCCGAAGCAAAACGGGTG ctaTGTTCATTTTGGAAACACCAAAGACTGCCAACAGGCGGCTCGTCATTGGAACCGCACGTCTCGCGCGAGCAGAGCGTTTATTGTGGAGGGGCAGCCCTTCGTCGAGGACCTCACTAGTCGAAAGGCCTCTCCGCTGCTCGAAGTTAAATCGAGGCCGAAGTTCGCCTTGACACAAGAAGATCTTTTTGTGCAAATGCGTCGATTCGGGAAGATGAGAGACATGACGGTGGACGAGTCCAAGGGCGTCGCGTGCGTTCGTTTCAGCAAGGTTTCGTACGCGAATGCGGCGAGGAACTGCATGGACGGGAAGGAGATAGGAGAGTCCATACTGGAGGTCAACTACATTCGGTTGCCGTGGAAGCTGCCGGTGGATTTGCTTACGTCACCGAAGGCAATCGTACCGATAGCGGCGGCCACGTTTGTGTTATTTACGGCGCTTTTGTCGCCGGTGAGAATTTACTTTGTGGCGCAGAGGTTGACGGTCGAGCAGTCGATTGATACGCTGAGGGCCGAGTTTCAGAACAACTACGCGGTGTCGAAGACGACGAGTCCAGAGTTGGAGCTTCGCGAATGGATCAACGGCCGGCCGAGCAACGTGTTGATGTTGGTGGGGCCGAAGGGGACCGACAAGAGTATGATTCTCAATAAGGTGTTGCAGCGACGTATTTTTTCAGTTCGTGTTGACTGCAGTCAGGTCGAAACGGTACAAGATTTTGTGGACCATTTTGTACGAGATATTGGGTTTCGCCCTTCGTTTGCGGCCTTCAATCATTTGTTTTTCGTTCTTTTCAGTTCGTTTATTCCAAACGCGACACAGCTGTCGCACGACATTCAAATCCAATCCTTGCTCAGCACACTTGACCGCGTGTTCGCCCTTCCTCATTCCACTTCCCAACATGCTGTCATCGCTTTCGACGAATTTGACCAATTTGTCAAAATTCTGCATTCTGAAAAAAAAGAGGAGGCCAAAAGAGCGGCCACGGTGCTCAACATACTCTGCAATTGGGCGAAGACGACGACGGTGCGTGGACGCGCACACATTATTTTTGTGTCTAATACGGTTTACACTCGTGACAAGTTGAGTTTGATAGAGGGCTTCAACTCGCTCCCGACTATTTGGTTCAACGACATATCTCACGCCGAAGCTGAGGAATACCTCAGGTCTAGAATCATCTCTATGCGCGGTATCAACTCTCCCATCCTTTCTAGAATTCCAGACATCGTTCGCCTTCTGGGCGGCCGTCTGGGAGATTTGGACCACTTGCTCTTCCAGCTGTCTTGCGACCGTCCCGTCGATAAGGCCGTTTTCCAAATGCTCGAAGACACCAAAATGCGACTTCGAAATACGGGATTTGGCCCCACCATTTTTTCCTCCAGTCAATCTCCGTGGAACCAAATTCAGCTCTGGAAGCTCATGATGCTCCTTCAGAAGAGCCCCTACGTCGACTACGACTACGCCCTCGTCACCATCTTCGAGGGCAACGAGTCCGCCATCGAAGGACTCGTCGAAAACAGAATCCTCAGCATTCACGTCAACGCCAACGACGAGCGCCTCGTTGTACCCTATTCCCCACTCATGAGCGCCGCCTTCACCGACCTCATCGACCGCGAGTTGGAATTCCGCTGGGGGATGGAGCGGTACAAGACCGTATTCGAAATCGGCAAAGACATGAGCCTACTGGAAAAGCTGGAGACCGAGTTGACCAAGCTTTCCACCTTCTTCTCTTGCAAGGGTGTTTATCCTCCAGGCGAAGGAATAGAGAATCGATTTCTGCAACTGGACAAGGAAATACAAGCCGTCTACCAAAGACTGGCCGCGAAGAAAAGAGCACTATCCACCATCGAACACGCTATCTCTCAGTTCAGCCCCTGTCAAAAGTCCCCTTCTAACTaa